A stretch of the Danio rerio strain Tuebingen ecotype United States chromosome 18, GRCz12tu, whole genome shotgun sequence genome encodes the following:
- the LOC141378845 gene encoding uncharacterized protein, producing MSEDLQQELMDLREQLRSMKALNDQLRSQASPSGHSINPSSSINSNTPPSSFNRVLYVPRERKCPRFYGQSDPSAVSLEEWIEEATMCIEGRGWSEREQTLFLLDHLGGEARMEIKLRPAAEREKPELIFNILKNMYRGKLTFVQLQQIFFERKQQEGESLMDFSHSLMSLMEAVRSSNPLGVPNADQVLRDQFVEHVSDVTLRRELKRFVRQKPSCSLIDVRGEAIRWVEEGEMGSTTPMLQPWCNRTQGRVVQFETKPRLDKLSEFSEIKDMLRSQQEQIDVITKCLNELKPISEHVNTTSPKPNSRRCLRCNKLGHIARYCRQPWPVDARPRSPTVNVVETPLEEPLN from the coding sequence ATGTCTGAAGATCTGCAGCAAGAATTAATGGACCTGCGCGAACAGCTGCGTAGTATGAAGGCATTGAATGATCAGCTAAGAAGTCAAGCCTCACCAAGTGGACATTCGATCAATCCATCGTCCTCTATTAATTCTAATACTCCTCCATCCTCTTTTAACAGGGTGCTGTATGTTCCTAGAGAGCGAAAATGCCCACGTTTTTATGGACAATCTGATCCTTCAGCTGTGAGTCTGGAGGAGTGGATTGAGGAGGCCACTATGTGTATTGAGGGGAGAGGTTGGTCTGAGAGGGAGCAAACATTGTTTTTACTGGATCATTTGGGAGGGGAAGCAAGGATGGAGATAAAGCTACGTCCTGCTGCTGAGAGGGAAAAACCTGAactgatttttaatattttaaagaatatgtatCGGGGTAAACTGACTTTTGTGCAGCTCCAGCAAATTTTTTTTGAGAGGAAACAGCAGGAGGGAGAATCCTTAATGGATTTCTCCCATTCATTAATGTCTTTAATGGAGGCAGTGCGGAGTAGTAATCCATTAGGTGTACCTAATGCTGATCAAGTATTACGAGATCAGTTTGTAGAGCATGTTAGCGATGTAACATTGCGACGTGAACTCAAGCGATTTGTGAGACAAAAGCCTTCTTGTTCTCTCATAGATGTTAGGGGTGAAGCAATTCGGTGGGTGGAGGAAGGAGAAATGGGGTCCACTACGCCAATGTTACAACCATGGTGTAATCGAACACAAGGTAGGGTAGTCCAGTTTGAAACAAAACCCAGGTTGGATAAGTTATCCGAGTTCAGTGAAATTAAAGACATGCTTAGAAGTCAACAAGAGCAAATAGACGTTATTACCAAGTGTCTTAATGAACTTAAGCCTATATCTGAACATGTCAATACCACTTCCCCTAAACCCAATTCTCGAAGGTGCTTGCGCTGTAATAAGCTCGGCCATATTGCCCGATATTGTCGACAGCCTTGGCCGGTTGACGCTAGACCTAGGTCACCGACGGTTAATGTGGTTGAGACCCCTTTGGAAGAGCCTTTAAACTAG